A region from the Henckelia pumila isolate YLH828 unplaced genomic scaffold, ASM3356847v2 CTG_176, whole genome shotgun sequence genome encodes:
- the LOC140870697 gene encoding uncharacterized protein, with the protein MGCYILVHYFYDGLLVFDRNMIDAASGGALVNKTPQEARDLISRMAANAQQFGTRQDNTPRQVNEVSASIIDKKLDSLTFILERLVAGQVQHVKACVICSVHGHPMDMCPTLQENQVQQANAIGSFPRQPQRRYDPYSNAYNPGLKDHQNFSYANPKMNVSMPQVPSYPSRSQPLEASNTSEYLENIVKDLATHTLQFQQETRASIQNLNTQVGQLTTALNRLEAQNSSFLNSKSVVNTRENVSSITLKNGNEFEDQENVVPTPANKNKDNEIKVEEKGTNQDDALKSKFSPLFVYKLIPPFPLALNRNCESIQELNENFRRWVNISILDDIKLVPRCAKILKESCNAKMRQNLKECQRVQVGENVSTVLQRNIPIKCSDPGSSINIMSYSIYNYLKLGPLNKTAIVIQMADRSTIYLRVVIEDVLVKVDNLVFPTDFYVIDMKNSDLNIPILLGIPFLKTSRSIIDVNNGTLTMKFDGEIFKFIIYDTMKYPSCGSTINAFDITDHLSQENKKILDENNLEEIVARPAENSNNIFFLYDLQASKTE; encoded by the exons atggggtgTTACATATTAGTACATTATTTTTATGATGGCCTCTTGGTTTTTGATCGAAACATGATTGATGCTGCGAGCGGAGGTGCATTGGTGAACAAAACACCTCAAGAAGCAAGGGATCTAATTTCGAGAATGGCTGCCAATGCACAACAGTTTGGAACTAGACAAGATAACACCCCACGACAAGTTAATGAGGTAAGTGCTAGTATTATTGATAAAAAGTTAGATTCATTGACTTTTATTTTGGAAAGGTTGGTTGCAGGACAAGTACAACATGTCAAAGCTTGTGTTATATGCTCGGTTCATGGACATCCGATGGATATGTGTCCCACGCTACAAGAAAATCAAGTGCAGCAAGCTAATGCAATTGGTAGTTTTCCTAGACAACCACAACGCCGATACGATCCATATTCTAATGCGTACAATCCAGGATTGAAAGATCATCAAAATTTTAGCTATGCTAATCCAAAAATGAACGTGTCTATGCCTCAAGTTCCATCATATCCTTCTAGATCACAACCTCTAGAAGCTTCCAATACAAGTGAGTATCTAGAAAATATTGTGAAGGATCTAGCCACTCATACTTTGCAATTTCAACAGGAAACAAGGGCCAgcattcaaaatttgaatactCAAGTGGGTCAGTTGACAACTGCACTCAATAGGTTGGAAGCACAAAATTCAAGTTTTCTAAATTCTAAGAGTGTGGTGAATACAAGGGAGAATGTTAGTTCAATTACATTGAAAAATGGTAACGAATTTGAGGATCAAGAAAATGTGGTACCAACACCAGCCAATAAAAACAAAGACAATGAGATAAAAGTTGAGGAAAAAGGAACTAATCAAGATGATGCACTGAAAAGTAAGTTTTCGCCTCTCTTTGTGTATAAACTTATTCCCCCATTCCCCCTTGCATTGAATAGGAATTGTGAAAGTATTCAGGAGTTGAATGAAAATTTTCGTAGATGGGTAAATATTTCTATATTAGATGATATTAAACTAGTACCTCGTTgtgcaaaaattttaaaagaatcGTGTAATGCGAAAATGAGACAGAATTTGAAGGAGTGTCAAAGGGTACAGGTAGGAGAAAATGTGTCAACTGTTCTGCAAAGAAATATTCCTATCAAATGCAGTGATCCAg GTTCTTCTATCAACATCATGTCTTAttctatttataattatttgaaaCTTGGACCCCTTAATAAAACTGCAATTGTGATTCAGATGGCTGATAGGTCCACTATTTATCTCAGGGTTGTAATTGAAGACGTTCTTGTGAAAGTTGATAATTTGGTTTTTCCTACTGATTTTTATGTGATTGACATGAAAAACAGTGATCTAAATATTCCAATTTTGCTAGGAATACCATTTCTAAAAACATCAAGATCTATCATAGATGTTAACAATGGTACTCTTACTATGAAATTTGATGGCGAGatttttaagtttattatttatgATACCATGAAATATCCTAGTTGTGGAAGTACTATTAATGCTTTTGATATCACTGATCACTTgtcacaagaaaataaaaaaattttggatGAGAATAATTTAGAGGAGATTGTTGCAAGACCTgctgaaaattctaataatatattttttctctatgaTTTGCAGGCATCTAAAACTGAGTGA